A genomic window from Triticum urartu cultivar G1812 chromosome 7, Tu2.1, whole genome shotgun sequence includes:
- the LOC125525980 gene encoding uncharacterized protein LOC125525980: protein MDKVLAISMPSMSSVDIAPGAGSSGSRARLCWRGSKLQEDEQTGSAGKQGKQGGLLVEEEQQPGKGKSQSPLPRFVPEFDGIDCFETIVCH from the coding sequence ATGGACAAGGTGCTGGCCATCTCCATGCCGAGCATGTCGTCGGTAGACATCGCCCCCGGCGCGGGCAGCAGCGGCAGCAGGGCTCGGCTCTGCTGGCGGGGGTCGAAGCTACAGGAGGACGAGCAGACTGGATCAGCTGGGAAACAGGGGAAGCAGGGCGGTCTGCTGGTGGAGGAAGAGCAGCAGCCGGGCAAGGGGAAATCGCAGTCACCGCTGCCGCGGTTCGTGCCGGAGTTTGATGGGATCGACTGCTTTGAGACCATTGTGTGTCATTAA